A stretch of the Leptospira kirschneri serovar Cynopteri str. 3522 CT genome encodes the following:
- a CDS encoding YheT family hydrolase, which yields MISNNLNLKKLETPKFNPRGILKFPFIQTALASLKWNLPKEMTFLKNTERMILDVGKGIRLEGYLNKQKNQKPKGFLILLHGWEGSVDSTYILRTSNYFYEKRYDIFRLNYRDHGETHHLNPEPFNGSLLEETYEAILKVATFAEKGIPIFIIGFSLGGNFTLRIARLHSQSKNKIKQLKECIAISPAIHPKDATILMDQKRIIGRYFLKKWKQSILKKQKHFPTLIPYDKILKEKSVMKMTEKMINSTEEFKDLDHYFGTYTLGEKELSQILIPTTILTAKDDPIIRGESFLSLHPNRNVRISIQDFGGHNGFLENWKGACWYFRVLDEIFSAH from the coding sequence ATGATCTCAAACAATTTGAATCTTAAAAAACTAGAAACTCCAAAATTCAATCCAAGAGGAATTTTAAAATTTCCTTTTATACAAACGGCTCTCGCTTCCTTAAAGTGGAACCTACCGAAAGAAATGACCTTCTTAAAAAATACAGAAAGAATGATCTTAGACGTCGGTAAAGGAATAAGGTTGGAAGGCTACTTAAATAAACAAAAAAATCAAAAGCCAAAAGGGTTTTTAATTCTATTACACGGTTGGGAAGGCAGCGTTGATTCAACTTACATTTTGAGGACTTCCAACTATTTTTATGAAAAAAGATATGATATTTTTCGTTTAAACTATAGAGATCACGGAGAAACACATCATCTCAATCCAGAACCGTTTAACGGAAGTTTGCTGGAAGAAACATACGAAGCCATTCTTAAAGTTGCGACGTTTGCAGAAAAGGGAATTCCAATTTTTATCATCGGTTTTTCCTTGGGAGGAAATTTTACTCTTAGAATTGCTAGACTTCATTCTCAATCAAAAAATAAAATCAAACAACTTAAAGAATGTATCGCTATATCACCTGCAATTCATCCGAAAGATGCAACAATTCTAATGGACCAAAAACGAATCATAGGTAGATACTTTCTTAAAAAATGGAAACAATCAATATTAAAAAAACAGAAACATTTTCCCACTTTAATTCCTTATGATAAAATCCTAAAGGAAAAATCCGTAATGAAAATGACCGAGAAGATGATCAATTCTACCGAAGAATTTAAGGATCTAGATCATTACTTCGGGACTTATACTTTAGGAGAAAAAGAACTTTCTCAAATCTTAATTCCAACCACCATTTTGACTGCAAAAGATGATCCAATCATTCGTGGAGAATCCTTTCTTTCTCTTCATCCCAATCGAAACGTAAGAATATCCATTCAGGATTTTGGAGGGCATAACGGTTTTCTAGAAAACTGGAAAGGAGCTTGCTGGTATTTTCGCGTTTTAGACGAAATTTTTAGTGCGCATTAA
- a CDS encoding DoxX family protein, producing MDRWLKDHRDWLVDFLRIYLGGVLIYKGLEFLYDTDALIRLMEMNNAPMASTLLAHYIVIAHICGGVLLLSGLLTRFAAILQVPVLIGAVLFIHAKEGFMAPGSNLPYAAMILLLLFHFSLYGSGRISADYYIETHKSI from the coding sequence ATGGATCGTTGGCTGAAAGATCATCGGGATTGGTTGGTTGATTTCCTTCGAATTTATCTGGGAGGAGTTTTGATTTATAAAGGTCTGGAATTTTTATACGATACGGACGCATTGATTCGTTTGATGGAGATGAATAACGCGCCAATGGCATCTACGTTACTCGCTCATTATATCGTAATCGCACATATCTGCGGAGGGGTTCTGCTTTTATCCGGCTTATTGACTCGTTTTGCGGCGATTCTTCAAGTTCCGGTGCTGATCGGAGCAGTTTTATTCATTCACGCTAAAGAAGGGTTTATGGCTCCGGGATCCAATCTTCCGTATGCCGCGATGATTCTTTTATTACTTTTCCATTTTTCTTTATATGGATCTGGAAGAATTTCAGCGGATTATTATATTGAAACTCATAAGAGTATTTAG
- a CDS encoding pirin family protein: MNLRKVKTIRPSLRTMEGGGFPVRRPFPVQDLIHLDPFLLLDEMGPVEYKPGKAIGAPEHPHRGFETVTYLLSGEMEHRDSWGNYGKLKPGDVQWMTAGSGLVHSELPSYEFQKNGGWMHGFQLWVNLPSSQKMSRPRYQDTPSERIPEVETSDGKTKIRVIAGEVFGTKAVIETKIPILYYHFHLIPGADVSVPIPVSYNVFAFPFSGDGILYAQEGKVPLKEGEMVWFERGEGDVRFFLPEDSSNGWEFLLIGGQPVEEPVARYGPFVMNTQEEIYQAFHDFQSGKMGNIDSK, from the coding sequence ATGAATTTAAGAAAAGTGAAAACAATCAGACCGTCATTGAGAACAATGGAAGGAGGAGGTTTTCCAGTTCGCAGACCTTTTCCTGTTCAAGATTTAATTCATTTAGATCCTTTTCTGTTATTAGACGAAATGGGACCTGTAGAATACAAACCCGGTAAAGCAATTGGAGCGCCGGAACATCCACATCGAGGTTTTGAGACGGTCACTTATTTATTATCCGGAGAAATGGAACACCGAGATTCTTGGGGGAATTATGGTAAACTGAAACCGGGAGACGTTCAATGGATGACCGCCGGTTCCGGTTTAGTTCATTCCGAATTGCCTTCATATGAGTTTCAGAAAAACGGCGGATGGATGCACGGTTTTCAATTGTGGGTCAATCTTCCTTCTTCCCAAAAAATGAGTCGTCCTAGATATCAAGACACTCCTTCTGAAAGAATTCCAGAAGTTGAAACGTCCGATGGAAAAACAAAAATTAGAGTGATCGCCGGAGAAGTGTTTGGAACAAAAGCGGTGATCGAAACTAAGATCCCAATTTTATACTATCATTTTCATCTTATTCCCGGAGCGGACGTTTCCGTTCCTATTCCTGTGTCATATAACGTGTTTGCTTTTCCATTTTCAGGAGACGGCATTTTGTATGCTCAAGAAGGAAAGGTTCCTTTAAAAGAAGGGGAGATGGTTTGGTTTGAAAGAGGCGAAGGAGACGTTCGATTTTTTCTGCCGGAGGATTCTTCGAACGGTTGGGAATTCCTTTTGATAGGAGGACAACCCGTGGAGGAGCCGGTGGCAAGATATGGTCCTTTTGTGATGAACACTCAGGAAGAAATTTATCAGGCATTTCACGATTTTCAATCCGGTAAGATGGGAAATATTGATTCGAAGTAA
- a CDS encoding LIC13081 family protein — protein MITTTVTFLVSYSLDDTFRFVADFRNLIYWGDKISNVSPIPSKNGNGFPIYELLYSFGPFKLRANYFAKEWIPNSRMIMEIQSSLIDQRDIYTFQITNRGTKITFTNHSKLKFPYHFIEKIFASGIRGRIYKEMRQLQNCLYRNESGFPKHFQIIRI, from the coding sequence ATGATAACGACTACTGTAACTTTTTTAGTTTCATATTCTTTAGACGATACGTTTCGGTTCGTGGCGGATTTTAGAAACTTAATTTACTGGGGAGATAAAATTTCCAACGTATCTCCTATTCCTTCCAAAAACGGAAACGGTTTTCCAATTTACGAACTACTTTATTCTTTCGGACCCTTCAAACTTAGGGCGAATTATTTTGCAAAAGAATGGATTCCTAATTCTAGAATGATTATGGAAATCCAAAGTTCGCTCATCGATCAAAGAGACATTTATACTTTTCAAATCACGAATCGGGGAACAAAAATAACTTTCACAAATCATTCTAAACTTAAGTTCCCTTATCACTTTATAGAAAAAATATTTGCTTCTGGAATTAGAGGAAGAATTTACAAAGAAATGAGGCAATTACAAAATTGTTTATATCGGAACGAAAGTGGTTTTCCGAAACATTTTCAAATTATTCGAATTTAG
- a CDS encoding GAF domain-containing hybrid sensor histidine kinase/response regulator: MNTSNNHLAPIPLNETERLRALHSCQILDTASEEKFDSLTQIAAYICNSSMALISLVDTNRLWFKSKLGMQESEVPRKTSFCQYTIMEDDLLEIEDALKNEIFKNKPSVLGPPYIRFYVGAPLKTPDGFNIGTLCVFDSQPKNLNPKQKVILKALSNQIIYNFELNKKNLELLLIQKKEEELQKSKSLFFANMSHEIRTPVHGILGVSGLLSETELQQEQKEYVDTIQRSGKLLLNLLNDILDFSKLESFNMKIEIIAFDLMDLLKDVFHLFEADAKRKKIEFKLVGKQPSHLIVSTDPHRFKQILVNLISNAIKFTEKGSVLIEFDFKSDLKHCDIKIQIKDTGVGIPEQKLEELFQAYRQVDTSVSRKYGGTGLGLSISKNLSEMMNLKLTAQSISNQGSVFEISGQIPLAEKSEVNFESKKATSNTEIQNLNILVAEDNETNQMLIKKILEKLGYKPVIVSNGVEAIHHVKTYPIDVLFLDIQMPELNGIEAAKILTQQNDLFIRPYIIAMTANASQTDKEDCMASGIDQYLSKPFHKEEIAELLNQFILDKTSK, translated from the coding sequence GTGAATACTTCAAACAACCATTTAGCTCCTATACCGCTTAACGAGACGGAAAGACTCCGCGCTCTACATTCTTGCCAGATCCTAGACACGGCCTCGGAAGAAAAATTCGATTCATTAACTCAAATAGCAGCGTATATTTGCAATTCTTCGATGGCCTTGATTTCATTAGTCGACACAAACCGACTTTGGTTTAAATCGAAACTGGGAATGCAAGAATCCGAAGTTCCTAGAAAAACTTCCTTTTGTCAATACACAATCATGGAGGATGACCTCTTAGAAATAGAGGACGCTCTGAAAAACGAAATATTTAAGAATAAACCCTCCGTTTTAGGCCCCCCCTACATCCGTTTTTACGTGGGAGCTCCCTTAAAAACTCCGGATGGTTTTAATATAGGGACACTTTGTGTGTTCGACTCACAACCGAAAAATTTAAATCCTAAACAAAAAGTCATTCTAAAAGCGCTATCAAACCAAATCATTTATAACTTTGAACTGAATAAAAAAAATCTAGAACTATTACTAATTCAAAAGAAAGAAGAAGAATTACAAAAATCTAAAAGCCTGTTTTTTGCAAACATGAGTCACGAAATTCGAACGCCAGTTCACGGAATTTTAGGAGTTTCCGGTCTTTTATCGGAAACGGAATTACAACAAGAGCAAAAAGAATACGTAGATACGATCCAAAGAAGTGGCAAGTTATTGCTCAATCTCCTAAATGATATATTAGATTTTTCTAAATTAGAATCATTCAATATGAAAATCGAAATCATCGCTTTTGATCTGATGGATTTATTAAAAGACGTATTTCATCTTTTTGAAGCAGATGCAAAACGTAAAAAGATAGAATTTAAATTGGTAGGAAAACAACCCTCTCATTTGATCGTATCTACAGATCCGCATAGATTCAAACAGATTTTAGTCAATCTGATCTCGAACGCTATCAAGTTCACCGAAAAAGGAAGTGTTTTGATCGAATTCGATTTTAAGTCCGACTTAAAACACTGCGATATAAAAATTCAGATAAAGGACACCGGAGTTGGAATACCGGAGCAAAAACTTGAAGAATTATTTCAAGCCTACAGACAAGTGGACACTTCCGTTTCTAGAAAATACGGAGGGACCGGATTAGGCCTTTCAATCAGCAAAAATCTCTCAGAGATGATGAATTTAAAATTAACTGCTCAGAGTATTAGCAATCAAGGAAGTGTTTTTGAAATTTCGGGACAAATTCCACTCGCTGAAAAATCGGAAGTAAATTTTGAATCTAAAAAAGCGACTTCAAACACAGAGATTCAAAATCTAAACATTTTAGTCGCAGAAGATAACGAAACCAATCAAATGTTGATCAAAAAGATTCTGGAAAAACTAGGTTACAAACCTGTAATCGTTTCCAATGGAGTAGAAGCGATTCATCACGTAAAAACGTATCCAATCGACGTTTTATTTTTAGATATTCAAATGCCAGAACTGAACGGAATCGAAGCCGCTAAAATTCTAACTCAACAAAACGATTTATTCATTCGTCCTTATATTATTGCAATGACAGCTAACGCTAGTCAAACGGATAAGGAAGACTGTATGGCTTCGGGAATCGACCAATACCTCAGCAAACCTTTTCACAAAGAGGAAATCGCAGAACTACTAAATCAATTTATTTTGGACAAAACATCAAAGTAA